The following is a genomic window from Stegostoma tigrinum isolate sSteTig4 chromosome 24, sSteTig4.hap1, whole genome shotgun sequence.
ATTTTACCCTTCACGTGCCACTTTACCATGTAATCAATTACACAAAAATCATGGCATTCCTGGGATAACCCAACACCTTTACTGAATGACAAATCCAAGCTCCACTATGTCGGACCTATTTGGCCTCATTTACCTTGATGATTGGTGCCAGGTAAACATAACAAGCAATTCGCTGATCAACTTGTTGACTTGCCGTGTTAGGCTCTGAACCTCGTAAGTGCTCAGTGTAAATTGGTGAAAGAATGTAAGGGTCGGATTGACACTGACACTTCCCATCCCCTTCTCAAAAGATATCCCAAATTTGGATTGATCTGACAATGTTCATCCCTAATTCCTGGTTAAATGGTTCCTGGCTGGTGGCCAACACTCAAACCCAACTGCTTTGATTCCAGTTAGgtcacccccctctctcccagACTGAAATTGGTTTTCCCCCATCCTCGCTCTCTGATCCAGCAGTGAGTCCTCAGTACGATGACATGCAGTAGTCATCGTTTCAATCTATTTTCGTTTGATTCGCCCGTAGAtgtggctgggtcagcatttgttgcctatgcTGATTGCCCTTGAgtagctggtggtgagctgcctttctgactgcactccatgtgctggGTATCCACAGCACTTAAAGGAAGGGAGTGCCACAGTTTTAGCCCATTGACACTGAAAAAACAACAACATACATCCGAGTCAGCAGACTGtatggattgtgaggggtggtgTTGGGTATTGGGGATAGGCTGGGGGTGAAGCAGTAGGTTGTAGTATTCCCATATCTGCCTAGGTGGTCGAAGTTGTGGATTTGGACAGTTAATTTACTGACGGCCTGTGCTGTTGTATGAAGGAAAAATGCAGTCATAcaagaaacagccccttcagtccaactcgtcaatgtcaaccaggtttcctaaatgaAATaaccccatttgcctgtatttggcccttatccctttaaacctttcctgttcatgtacctttCTAAATGTGACCAATacaggcaagcgtgccaaatgcctgcTTCACCACTCAGTTCCTTGAAAGCAAGTTTCAGGTAGACAATGTACCTAAACCTATATTAATAACAGAAGAGAAGAATAGTAAAAGCAAACTCAAAGACAAGAATATGTATGAAGTGTTTCTGTCTGACAGGTCCTGACATTCTCTATGGATGCAGCAAAATTGGCATTGGGCACCAGTAAGTGATGATTTGGAGTCATGACAAACAGTGGATTCACAGGAACTGCATTTTGTCCCAGGTCAATAATATGAGGGTTGTGGCTCTTCATATGGTATAAATTACAGAGCTAAGATCTCTGGCCTTGGGCAGGAGAATGGACTCTTTaatgtttaaataattttaagTACCAGCCGTGATATAGTTGCGTTTTCAGCAATAAATGATTAGATCGTCATCATTCACATTGACTTGGAAATTCATTGAAGAATAATAAGGACAGGTTTCCCCCCCAGTGTCACAGGGGATTGGTTCTCTTGGGCTTAAATGTGAATTTTGATAAGAGGAGGTGCGGCAGCAATCtatttgttttctcagattcaaATCTGATTTTCCTTCTAGAAAGATATTCGGTGAGTAATAGTCAGGGCGCGTCTGAGGAGATCACCTTGTATTAGAAAGGAGTGGCGCTGATTTTCGCGGGAAAGACTGATTAACAAAGCAAAGAATCACATACAGAGCCATAAAATACCGGCTGCCTAGGTCTGCAATTCATTACCGCTCGACTCAGCGGCTCAAAAGAAGTGGGTAATCAGTTTACTGAGCACAAAGTGATCAATGAAACCGCAAAGGAACAAAGCTCAGCAAGGCATTGGAACTTCAGGTATGATATCTTTTAAAATGTACTGACTGTTTCAGGGCTCACCAGAGCAGCAGGAGGCCTAGGAAGGATCAGATTCTGCACTTTAAGATAGGAAGTGATTTTAAAGTATTAGCTACAAAGTCCTACTGGTTACTGCTCAGTGGCTGCTGTAGGGAACAGTGAACGAACAGTGGGCAAGGCAATGCCAAATTGCACTTGAGTTTAAAGATGTTCTTTGAAATTTACTTTCACTGGAGTCAAGAGCAAGCAAGTGCTTTTTCACTTTGGCCCCAGCACTCAGCATCAAAACCGTTTCTAATGTTGCCCCTCTGGCAAACAACTTTATGGTTGAGACTAACATACAGCAATTGGTATAATGATCCAGATAGCCTCATTTTACAATGATGTTTAAAAATAGGATGCACTTCAACAAAATGTGCCCCTAGCTTTGCTTAACTTTTGTCTATCATTGTTTACTTCTGTTGGATTTAAACAGTCAGGTGAAGTGGGCTACCGCAAAATATATACTAAACCAGAAAATTTTACAAATGACACAGACCGGTCATCATCACATCTATTTATTATTGATCATTTATGTGTATTTCTCTCCAATTAACAGCATAAATCCTGTTCAGTGTCAAATCTAATGCTGTTTCCTCAGAAGCATTGAAAGATGCTTGTTGGGTGATTCAGTAAATAGGAAAGCAAATCTTTTGGCTCGTTCACCCAGTTTAATGGGATAGTAATCATCCCTGAGCTAACTGGAAGGTGGCTAAGTGAAATAGGTTTCTAACCAATTCCCCATTGGTGAGAAAGTGCCCACCAATTGAGCACAAGCTGTCAAACGGTCCAGCAGACTCAGAGCTACAAGGACGGCTGCTGCAGGAAATTGGAAACATCCTGCAGATGTTGTTGAGGAATTAGGTTGAGGTACAATGTTGCAGTGGAGTGAAAGGATTTCGAATGTACATCACGCTGCTCAATTAAGCTGCAAAAGAAGGAGATGGATATTTGAAAACTTCTGAACAGAGAGACATGTCGCTGAAGTATTATTCGTCATTTATTGGGACACATGCAAGAAAGCTAAATTTGGAACCATCGCAACAGTTTATACTTGCAAGACAAATGGGTGCTAATTGCTTGGCGCTTCAACTATGATCGGATCCCCTATTTCCCAGTGTTTTCTCCATAGAAATGCCTCAGCCAATCACAAATAATTGCTGCGAtcttttgaaatttggcattcttgtgtttgtcctgatgaatACGAGGCAATGTGTTTCTCTGTTCAGCAAGTCTCAAATTGGATATTTGACATTCTGAAACGCAGCAGTTGTTCTCAGTACGCCAAAGCCACAATGGGCCAGATTTACTGCTGTCAAATGCTATTCAATAATGTATAATGCTATGTATCTGGATTAACACCAGGAGGGAAATGGTTAAGGTTCAGTTGCGATGCCCTCTGTGCCAGGTCACACAGGAATTGGGGCATTGTAAGCAAGATACTAGAGGGCTGCATCAGCCATGGTAGTTAGTGATACCTTtacttctgagccagaaggttgCGATTTAATTCCTGAGATTTAAGTGCAGAAACTTTGGTCGACTCTTGAGTGTTGTACTGTCAGAGGTACTGTCTTTCAGCTGAAACTCTGCCCCATTAGGTCCAATTAAAAGAGCTCATGAATTTttgaggaagctcagaggaaaTTTCCCCAAAGTGTTGGCCAAGGTCTATccctcaacccaaaacattgaaaCACATGATGCAGCCGTGATCCCATTTGCTATTTATTATGgcagcttgctgtgcacacattggTTTCCAACGTCACAGCAGCGGTTACACTTCAGAGATGACATCAGTGGCTGTAAGGCATGATGGGATAGcctaaggttgtgaaaggtgctatgtaaatgcatgtTTGTTCTTCTTTCATTATTCTGTACCATACCAAAAGCCCAGCGAGCAGGAGGGGGACAGTACTGGTTCATTGTGGTCTCATCTTTTGAAACTAACAATGATACACTCGCTGAAAATTTGCTTCCAACCAGTTGGTGTAACTTTGGCAGATATTGCGTTTACTGATGTATCCGGGATTTCTGTTGGATTTTCAGTATCCGATCAGGAAAATCCCAGAGGCTGTTCACAATCACCAGCTATTCGCAAAGGCTGCCTAATGACTCTGTGCGCGAGGATATGCCTGACTGAGATAATTACAGTGAGCGCTTGTTAATTAAAACCCTGAAAACCATCTTGGCAAGATCTCTCAAGCTTCTTCTCTCTTCTCCTAACAGGTTAAAATGTTTTTGAATCTGAAAAGAGCGTTTCAGATGCAAAGGAAAAGGGGATTTTCGTCGAACTGAAAATTTGCGTTTCAGGATATTTTGGGATTGGAGGAAGAAGGTTTGGCCACAGGAAGGGGCAGTGCATAAATGCtcaagagaaggaggaagagtcCAAATAAAAAAGATAAATCCTTCCCgctcccaaccccctcccccatcccttgATCTTGGATTTCAGCAAGGGAGTGGCGATGACCGACACTATGAGCCTCAAAGAGACTTCAAACCGGCATTTGCGGCTAAAGCTAACCAGCTTGGGCCGCCGTGTGGATGAGCTGGAGGAGGCTACAAGAAATCTGCACCGAACAGAGGATGAGTTAATGGACTTGCAGGACAAAGTGATCCAAGCCgaaggcagcagcagcagcctcCTGACTGAGGTGGACAACCTACGCAAGAGGGTACTCACCATCGAGGGGAAGGATGAGGAGGTCAGGAAGGCCGAAGACATGTGCAGGACCTTGAAAGAAAAACTGGAGGCTGAAGTCAAGCTGAGCCAAGAGCTCAAGGCCGAGATTGAGGAGCTGCAGGACAGGATGGGGGAGCTGGAGAAATTGGAAGAAGCCTTTAACAAGAGTAAATCGGACTGCACTCAACTGTGCCTGAGCTTGAATGAAGAGAAGAACCTCACCAGGAAACTGATCACTGAACTGGAGGTCCTCCGAGCCAGAGTGAAGGACCTGGAGTCCACAGAGGGTCGGCTCGATAAGTCGGAGAAAAGTATCATCGAAGAGCTGGAGAAACTAAAATCTCTGACCGTTGTTTTAGCGGAGGAGAGGAAGACCATGAATGAAACACTGAAGCAAAAGGAACAAGTTATCCAGGACCTTACAAAGAAACTAGAACAAAATAACAAGATAAATGAGACAGATCAAAGTTGGAACTCCTCAAATCTCAGGACAAATGTCAGTGAGAAGACATATAACTATTCTGGGGACAGAGGTGATCTCAGGATTGAGGACGACTTGTCCTCAGGCCTGTCTCCCAAAGGCAGTCTAGCAAAGAAAAGTTTAGACTTTCTAAATACAACACATAATGTTGGACTCAGAAACAAAGGAGACCATGAACGTCAGGAAGACAACAAAATTAAGGATCTCACTCAGGAAATCGAAAGGCTGAAGAAACGTCTGAAGCTTCTGGAGATGGTAGAGGAAGACCTGAAGAAAACAGAAGCCAAACACAATGAGTTGCAAGAGAGGTTTCTAAATGAGCAAAGCAAAACCAAAATGCTAGCTGATCAGATTGAGGAGATGAAATTGCAAATGACGAGGAGCAAGGCCGTGGAAAATGGAGAGAGTGCGCACCAGGAGATTCGTTACAGGTCTCGACAggacaaaacaaaatgcaaaagtgTAGCTGCAGCCGAGCCACAGGTCCTGAAAGAGAAGACACATGAGGTGTTGTATCAGCCACGGTCACAGAGGGAGAAGGTGCGAAACAGAGACTTGTTGCTGGATGATGACAGCACAGGGAAAAGTTACAGACGTCCCCTCAGTCCCAGCGTGAGACGAAGATTTCAACGGCCCTCTTCAAACCCAAGAACAGCTTCCAATGAAAAGAAGTCCGAGGATAAATCTTTAACGCACAGCTACATCTCCGCACAGAAAGATCAGGACCTGCAGCCAGAGAAGCTTAAGAAAACGAGGGAACCCCCATCAGTGCTCAGTCGCTATCCTCCAGCAGCTAATGAATCCAGTGTGAAGAGACCCTGGAACACTCAAAGTAAACAGAGTGAAAATGGACCAAAGAGCAAAGCAGATACAGTGCCTAGGGACTATATTGACTTGCAACAATCGTCCATACTGTCTGATAAACAGAGAAAAGCTGTCAGCTATTTACACAACTCTGAAAATGAGAATTCAGCAGCAAAAGATGAGGTGAATGATTCTGGTGAGGACTCATCATCCACG
Proteins encoded in this region:
- the luzp1 gene encoding leucine zipper protein 1 isoform X1, which produces MTDTMSLKETSNRHLRLKLTSLGRRVDELEEATRNLHRTEDELMDLQDKVIQAEGSSSSLLTEVDNLRKRVLTIEGKDEEVRKAEDMCRTLKEKLEAEVKLSQELKAEIEELQDRMGELEKLEEAFNKSKSDCTQLCLSLNEEKNLTRKLITELEVLRARVKDLESTEGRLDKSEKSIIEELEKLKSLTVVLAEERKTMNETLKQKEQVIQDLTKKLEQNNKINETDQSWNSSNLRTNVSEKTYNYSGDRGDLRIEDDLSSGLSPKGSLAKKSLDFLNTTHNVGLRNKGDHERQEDNKIKDLTQEIERLKKRLKLLEMVEEDLKKTEAKHNELQERFLNEQSKTKMLADQIEEMKLQMTRSKAVENGESAHQEIRYRSRQDKTKCKSVAAAEPQVLKEKTHEVLYQPRSQREKVRNRDLLLDDDSTGKSYRRPLSPSVRRRFQRPSSNPRTASNEKKSEDKSLTHSYISAQKDQDLQPEKLKKTREPPSVLSRYPPAANESSVKRPWNTQSKQSENGPKSKADTVPRDYIDLQQSSILSDKQRKAVSYLHNSENENSAAKDEVNDSGEDSSSTSTTASLLNGMFPSYRNHTASPTSSSELKDADLLEGEVPMSTNSELTAVKSAERLPIHEDPETTTEVLPVTTRPRRSRYFHSAKSQDMDNTDVRCNTERQPLCYKPTETIASEDVAANQKPGLELKRICSPREGLRSKAIIKPAIIAIDKKEIMTTGAEPVDEEHGLSPKTVPNKVTSSITIPPSSLSSQRINSTVIPKEKHTSTSNITISSSETTLQRSNISIPYEISIRRSDITMKPSESDSSDEDETESGAEVLVSSSITIKSPRYEEGDSGVAPYEARRRSRVANQAETETRSLPVDPPERASWRKSRSGAQVEPTCYGTDLGTDFSRVTVRKASRALAASDVAEPSGSSRGALTDGYTRRVNNFSNSSDSVEVKSSLTSDTGPHRSYYGTAENLLRRKQNATVASKVADWNNTCSLAGQDSSDTQSALNSNLLSKRKEIAKQILSDMATERMPRSETVDKRQSVKLELRRNPAGSPTHQSGPRTEEKTPVGILSQIRMTSRR
- the luzp1 gene encoding leucine zipper protein 1 isoform X2, coding for MTDTMSLKETSNRHLRLKLTSLGRRVDELEEATRNLHRTEDELMDLQDKVIQAEGSSSSLLTEVDNLRKRVLTIEGKDEEVRKAEDMCRTLKEKLEAEVKLSQELKAEIEELQDRMGELEKLEEAFNKSKSDCTQLCLSLNEEKNLTRKLITELEVLRARVKDLESTEGRLDKSEKSIIEELEKLKSLTVVLAEERKTMNETLKQKEQVIQDLTKKLEQNNKINETDQSWNSSNLRTNVSEKTYNYSGDRGDLRIEDDLSSGLSPKGSLAKKSLDFLNTTHNVGLRNKGDHERQEDNKIKDLTQEIERLKKRLKLLEMVEEDLKKTEAKHNELQERFLNEQSKTKMLADQIEEMKLQMTRSKAVENGESAHQEIRYRSRQDKTKCKSVAAAEPQVLKEKTHEVLYQPRSQREKVRNRDLLLDDDSTGKSYRRPLSPSVRRRFQRPSSNPRTASNEKKSEDKSLTHSYISAQKDQDLQPEKLKKTREPPSVLSRYPPAANESSVKRPWNTQSKQSENGPKSKADTVPRDYIDLQQSSILSDKQRKAVSYLHNSENENSAAKDEVNDSGEDSSSTSTTASLLNGMFPSYRNHTASPTSSSELKDADLLEGEVPMSTNSELTAVKSAERLPIHEDPETTTEVLPVTTRPRRSRYFHSAKSQDMDNTDVRCNTERQPLCYKPTETIASEDVAANQKPGLELKRICSPREGLRSKAIIKPAIIAIDKKEIMTTGAEPVDEEHGLSPKTVPNKVTSSITIPPSSLSSQRINSTVIPKEKHTSTSNITISSSETTLQRSNISIPYEISIRRSDITMKPSESDSSDEDETESGAEVLVSSSITIKSPRYEEGDSGVAPYEARRRSRVANQAETETRSLPVDPPERASWRKSRSGAQVEPTCYGTDLGTDFSRVTVRKASRALAASDVAEPSGSSRGALTDGYTRRVNNFSNSSDSVEVKSSLTSDTGPHRSYYGTAENLLRRKQNATVASKVADWNNTCSLGILSQIRMTSRR